The Herpetosiphonaceae bacterium genome segment ATCTGCGTACCGACCGCCAGCGCCTGGAGATCTTTGATTGCGGGTCGCGGTAGTGGGCCTGGACGTGATGATCAGAATCAACGAAATAAGGGCGATGGACGGCGCGCTTTTGATCAGCCACATCACGGATGACGCGCCTAGCCAAAGATGCTATCGGCGGCGATCGCAAGGCTGGGCAGAGCCGCCGATACCACGTCTTGTCCCCGCTGCACGATCTGGATCAGCTGATAGATGCCATTCACGGGCTGCGTATAGCGCTCAATCCGCTCATCGGGAACACTGATAGCGCTCAATCCGCTCATCGGGAACACTGACAAGCCAGACTTCGGGAATGGTGGCCTGCGCATAGAGCGGCAGCTTCGTATTTCGATCATACGTCGTCGATGAGTCGGCCACTTCGATCAGCAGAAGCACATCCGCAGGCGCGGGATGACCGTACATAGCCGACAATTAGCTCCACCCGATCATCTTCTCCCAGGATGTCAGCCTCGGCCATGCGGTGATACTCTGTCACACTAAATTGACGACGCACACTTCCAGCCGCCATAGGCCCCTCACATGGGATCAAACAGAAACGAGCTTCCTCAGGCGTATGATAGCATATTCACGATCTACCCTGTCGCACGGTTACGCCTCAGAGCCTGGTATGCGCTTGCGCCTGCTCATGCAGATCGATCGCCCGCTGGAGCACGTCCTCGAAGCTGAATGTGGCTGCCGTCTGCTTGACCTCTGCGCTCAGCAGCGCGATGTTCTGCTTTTTCTGCTGCATGAAATCGCTGGCGGGATCGAAATAGTTTTGAATGGCCTCCTGAAAGGCTTTAACAAAATTCTCGTGCTCGTCCGGCGCTGGCAGATGCACCGACGCGCCCAGCTCCGCCAATCGTACCGCAACATCGTCACGGTCGTAGCATTTAGTACCGATAGTGATGGTCGGAAGCTCATGCAGCAGCGGGTATTGATACGTAGCGCTGCCACAGTGATGGATCATCAGGTCGACCTTCGAGCAGACATAATGCATCGGAACATACGGCTGGTAGCAGTACAATGCCTGCTGGCGCGGATTCAGACCATCGACTTTGATATTCGTTACGACCGCAATATTGTTGCTGAGCAAATAGCGGATACAGTACGGAATCGGAGCGGTCGCCTTGGCTGTGGTGCCGAATGTCGCATACACGATCGGCTGGCCCTGTCTGGCCTCGAAGAACGCCTCCAGCGCCTCGCGTTTCCTGGCAGCGTCCGTATCAAAATCATGGCTCGCCGATTTTGTTTTGCTGATCACCAGATCTTCGAGCAGCAGCGGCCCCGCGAAGATATACGAAGGATCATCCTTCACCGGCTCCGGCAGCATCTCAACCGAGCGAATGCCAGGCACGATCTTCAGCACCGCGTCGAAGAGATCCGAAAAGACCTCAGGCTGAGGCAGGCCCAAAACGGTGACATCGGGCAGCGACTTGATAATCTCTTTAACGTCTGCGGTGCGCATGCTGTGCCGATGCCGGGGATTGCGCGCCACCGTGCCGGGAAACATGCCCGTACGCTGAATGGCGATGCGCGGAATCTTTGATAATGTCGTCGCAAAGCCGGTGGTAAAGCTGGCGTCGTCGATCACAACATCGGGTGAAAACTCGCCGTACGCCTCCATCTCGGTGCGAAACCCGATATGATCGACATTCAGCACGCGCGCGCCCAGACGCTTGAGAAATTCATGCTCGGAGCGTGGCACGAGAAACGCGGTTTCGATCGATGTATCTTTGAGCAGGTTGTCGAGCGCCAGAAGTGGAATCTCGTGCGCTATGTGTGGGGGAAGATGCGAGGTGAACAGGACTCTCATAGCTTGCTTCTCCTGCAACGACGTGCCAGGGTTATTGGTCTGCTTTAGGCGACGATAGCCAGCTTCAGTATCGGCCCGCGAGCGCCGAGCGGCATCAACAATCCTCCGGCATGGGAGCACACGAGCGCCGATGCCGGAGACATAGAGGTATCGTTCAAGGAATAGGGCTACTCGTCGCGCTGCGGGCCGGGATTCTGCGGCGGCCTCGTAAAGTTGAGAATATCCTTCTGGCCATCGCCGGGAGCCGGTACCGCAGCGCCATCGCCGCCGAGCACCGCGTTCGGGTTGAACGATCGGATGATCGGGCCGTGCTCCGGGCTGGGTGCCGGTGGCTTTGGCCGATCCGCAAGCAGGCCGGTTTTGAGATCGTCGGGGCGGCGCTGGGCTCTGGACGGCATCGGCGGAGCCGCATCGTCATCGCGCATCTGAAGCACGTCCTGAAGCGGCTCGTCGGAGTCGTCATGCGACGCGCCGCCCTGATACTTCATCATCACCGGGCCGTCATCTTTCAGCGGCGCGACGACATCATTGGCGGCATTCGGCTTGAAATCGCCGCCGGGACGGAAAATAACCAAAGCCGCAACAATTGCCAGCACAAGGACAGCAACCGCGACCATAATCAGGGGGTCCATGAGACAATCCTTTCATGCGATACGCAAACGGTCACTACGTGGTCGATAGGTTGAAGATCATGCTCGCGTGGTCATCACGGGCGCGTTAACGATCTGCCGTAGCTCCTGAGCGATGACCTGAAGCAACTGCGCGCGAGCGCCGAGCAAGAAGAAATGATCGCCCGGCAGCATCCGCAGCACGAATTTTGCCTGAGTTTGCTCGCGCCAGGCATCCAGCTCGTCGCGGCTGATCTCCGGGTCGGCAAGGCCGCCAAATGCCGAGATCGGACAGGCGAGCGGCTCCTCCGGCGCGTACCGATAGGTCGAGCCAAGCTCGAAGTCGGCGCGCAGGCCGGGCAGCAACATCTGCAACAGCTCAGGCTGCTGCAACACATCTTCGGGCGTGCCCTTGAGCCGACGAAGCTCGGCCACAAACTCAGGCTCCGGCAAATTATACAGCTCCGGCCTGAGATCGGAAATCTGCGGCGCGGCGCAGCCAGCGACGAACAGATGCGCCGGAGATTGCTGATAGAAGCGCCGCAGGTAGCGCGCCAGATCAAACGCGATCAGCGCGCCCAGGCTGTGACCAAAAAAGGCGAACGGCAGGTCCAGGCGCGGCAGCAGAACCGGCGCGAGCGCCTCGACCACAGCCGGAACACGGGTAAGCGGCGCTTCCGCCAGCCGGGTTTCTCGTCCCGGCAACTGCACCGGGCACACCTCGATCTGCGGGATCATCTCATCGACCCAGGCGCGGAAGACCGAGGCTCCACCGCCGGCGTATGGGAAGCAGAACAGCCGCAGCCGCGCCTGCGCGGACGGCTTACGGTGCGCAATCCACACATCAAAGGGCGATCCACTCATACGGGCATCTTCCTGATGAAATTTGATGATCAAATCGGTCATCACCATTGTAGGGTAAGGCATCGCCGCGTCATGGGCGACCCATTGGGTCGCCCTACGAAGACCAAATTTGATTGTCAAAAACCATGAGGACAACTGTCGCGAACATCGACGCCGGGACTCAGGGATGGGATACGATTAGCGATACCCTGCCGCCTGCATGTTGAAGAGCTTGGCATAGGTGCCGTCCAGCACCAGCAACTCCTGATGCGTGCCTAGCTCGGTGAGCTGTCCGTTCTCCAGCACCACAATCCGATCGGCCATCCGCACCGTGCTGAAGCGGTGGCTGATCAGCAGCGCAATTTTACCATCGGTCAGCTCGCGGAAGCGCTGGAAGATCTCGTACTCACGCTCCGCATCCAGCGCGGCGGTCGGCTCGTCCAGCACCAGGACCTCGCCATCGCGCATAAACGCGCGCGACAGAGCGATCTTTTGCCACTGACCGCCCGACAGCTCCTGGCCTTTTTCAAACCAGGCACCCAGCATCGTATCGTAGGCGTCCGGCAGCCGGGCGACAACCTCGTCTGCTCCACCGCGCTCGGCTGCCGAGATAATGCGACGATCGTCGCTCATGGCGTCGATCTGACCGAAGCCGATGTTTTCTCGAACGGTCGCGTGATAGCGCACAAAATCCTGAAAGATCACGCCGACGCGCTTGCGCAGCTCGTTGACATCGTACTCGCGAATATCCACGCCATCGATCAGGATCTCGCCTTCGGTGGGATCGTAGAGCCGCGTCATAAGCTTGACCAGCGTGGTCTTGCCCGCGCCGTTGTTGCCCACCAGCGCCAGCTTCTCGCCGGGCTCGATCACGAGGTTGACGTTACGCAGCGCCCACTGCTGGCGGCTGGGATAGCGGAACGAAACATTGCGAAACTCAATACCGCGCCGGATCGGTCGCGGCATCGGGATGGCAGAGCCGGAGTTGGACATTTGCGTCTTGAGCCCAAGAAAGCTGAACAGATTCTCCATGAATCTGCCGCTCTCATAGATCTGGCCGATCGTGCCGAACATTTGCTCAAGGCTAAGCTGCGATTGCCGGAAGAGCGCGATGTAGAAGGTTAGCTCGCCGAGCGTAATCGTGCCGCTGATCGTGCGCCAGACGATGTAGGCATAGGCGACATAGTAGCTGCCGGTCGAGAGCATGCCCCAGACCAGGCTACGGCTGCCGCGCCAGCGCGCCAGCGCCGTATCCTCGCGGTGGAACTTCTCAAACAGGGCCTCGTAGCGCTGAAGCAGCGGCTCGCCCAGGCCAAAGAGCTTAACCTCTTTCGCGCTGGTATCGACCGTCAGCAGATGCTCAAGGTAGTTCATCCGGCGATTCTCAGGCGCGCGCATCGTTTGCAGCAGGTAGTTCATATCGCCGTAGCGGAGCTGCGCGGCCAGCGCCGGAAGCGTGGCGCAGATCAGGATCAGCGCGATAATCGGGCTGAACGATACCAGAATCGCGATCACCGAGGCGATCGTGATCAGGTGCTGGACCAGCATGAAGCTCGTCTCAAGCAGCGTCATGGCGCGAAAGCCGACCTCTTGACGGGCATTCTGGAGCTGATCATAGAACTTCGCGTTCTCGAAATAGTGCAGGTCCAGCCCCAGCGCCTGCCGCACGATCGATGTGCTCATCTCGTGCTTCAGCCGCGAGTTGAGGATGCGCTGAAAGAGCTGGCGCACCTCGCGCACGACTTGCCCGACCATAATGATCGCGAATTCCAGCAAGAGATAGGGCAGTGCCACGCGCAGGCCCTCCTCGACGGTCATGCGCGCATTCACCGACGCGATCACCGAATCGACGATCAGCTTGCCGATCCAGGCTTGCAGCGCGGGCAAGGCCGCCGCCACGAGCGTCACGATCGCCATCACGATCGCGCCCTGCGGATGGGCTCGCCAGACCAGTTTGAATGCTCTGGGAATGGTTTGGAACGCAGAGCGGAGATCGCGTAGCTGCGGCGGTTTGGGTCCAAAAACAACCATTGAAGGCTCCTTATATATTCGTCGTCTATGGCACACAACTCAGGTCGGATCGTCGTAAAGATGTCGGGGCGCAGGGCCGCGCAGCCGCGCATCTGCCGGGTGGATCGAGAGCGAGAGCATGGCGGCTCTCACCCTCGATCACCTGCGCGCGAACGGTCAGCGACTACTCGGCGCTGACCACCACGGGCAAGCAGCTCAGACCAGATCCGCCGACGCGATCGTCGGGAGCATCTCGCCGTTCGACAGATGAGCATCCATGCACCGGCTGAGCTGTTCAGCCAGCGCGCGAACGTTCGGCTCCGAAAGCATGGTCGCGTGATCGCCCGGAACGGTATGCACCTCCACGGGCAGCGCGGCGTACTTGCCCCAGCCGCGCGCGGGATCGGAGAGATCGATGCCTTCCGGCACGATCAAATTATCGTCGAAGGGTATATCCGTCTTCAGATAGGTGAGCTGATCGAGATACATCTCCGGCGTGTACTGGAGCATCGCCGTGAAGTTTGCTTTAAGCACCTGCATAAACCGTTGAAGCTGCTCAGGCCCGGCATCCGGGGGTATGATGTTGGTCCTCCTCGCGGTTTCAACCGCAACCTTCAATTGTTCTTCTGGTGACAGCTTTTGAAATTCTTCGGGCGTCATCGGCAGATTCTTACGCCGGACCATCATCATCAGCAGGTTGGCATCGCTCATGAACTGGCTGTGGTCGGCATCCGGTCGTTGCAGCTCAGGCGGCGGCAGCTCCGTATCCATCAGCGCCAGCAGCGCCACCTTCTGATTCTGCCGACGAAGCTGCTGCGCG includes the following:
- a CDS encoding nucleotide disphospho-sugar-binding domain-containing protein; the encoded protein is MRVLFTSHLPPHIAHEIPLLALDNLLKDTSIETAFLVPRSEHEFLKRLGARVLNVDHIGFRTEMEAYGEFSPDVVIDDASFTTGFATTLSKIPRIAIQRTGMFPGTVARNPRHRHSMRTADVKEIIKSLPDVTVLGLPQPEVFSDLFDAVLKIVPGIRSVEMLPEPVKDDPSYIFAGPLLLEDLVISKTKSASHDFDTDAARKREALEAFFEARQGQPIVYATFGTTAKATAPIPYCIRYLLSNNIAVVTNIKVDGLNPRQQALYCYQPYVPMHYVCSKVDLMIHHCGSATYQYPLLHELPTITIGTKCYDRDDVAVRLAELGASVHLPAPDEHENFVKAFQEAIQNYFDPASDFMQQKKQNIALLSAEVKQTAATFSFEDVLQRAIDLHEQAQAHTRL
- a CDS encoding thioesterase domain-containing protein, producing MSGSPFDVWIAHRKPSAQARLRLFCFPYAGGGASVFRAWVDEMIPQIEVCPVQLPGRETRLAEAPLTRVPAVVEALAPVLLPRLDLPFAFFGHSLGALIAFDLARYLRRFYQQSPAHLFVAGCAAPQISDLRPELYNLPEPEFVAELRRLKGTPEDVLQQPELLQMLLPGLRADFELGSTYRYAPEEPLACPISAFGGLADPEISRDELDAWREQTQAKFVLRMLPGDHFFLLGARAQLLQVIAQELRQIVNAPVMTTRA
- a CDS encoding ABC transporter ATP-binding protein, with product MVVFGPKPPQLRDLRSAFQTIPRAFKLVWRAHPQGAIVMAIVTLVAAALPALQAWIGKLIVDSVIASVNARMTVEEGLRVALPYLLLEFAIIMVGQVVREVRQLFQRILNSRLKHEMSTSIVRQALGLDLHYFENAKFYDQLQNARQEVGFRAMTLLETSFMLVQHLITIASVIAILVSFSPIIALILICATLPALAAQLRYGDMNYLLQTMRAPENRRMNYLEHLLTVDTSAKEVKLFGLGEPLLQRYEALFEKFHREDTALARWRGSRSLVWGMLSTGSYYVAYAYIVWRTISGTITLGELTFYIALFRQSQLSLEQMFGTIGQIYESGRFMENLFSFLGLKTQMSNSGSAIPMPRPIRRGIEFRNVSFRYPSRQQWALRNVNLVIEPGEKLALVGNNGAGKTTLVKLMTRLYDPTEGEILIDGVDIREYDVNELRKRVGVIFQDFVRYHATVRENIGFGQIDAMSDDRRIISAAERGGADEVVARLPDAYDTMLGAWFEKGQELSGGQWQKIALSRAFMRDGEVLVLDEPTAALDAEREYEIFQRFRELTDGKIALLISHRFSTVRMADRIVVLENGQLTELGTHQELLVLDGTYAKLFNMQAAGYR